A single window of Fusobacterium sp. DNA harbors:
- a CDS encoding transcriptional repressor, which produces MGIEIENIGEYLKCHSIKPSYQRMKVFQYLYEERNHPTVDMIYKALCTEIPTLSKTTVYNTLNLFIEKEIANVIVIEENETRYDIDMAIHGHFKCEQCGKIYDLDVNQELLSSKELDACEIKEHHLYFKGICKNCLNN; this is translated from the coding sequence ATGGGAATAGAAATAGAGAACATTGGTGAATATTTGAAATGCCATTCAATAAAACCATCATATCAAAGAATGAAGGTTTTTCAATATTTATATGAAGAGAGGAACCATCCAACAGTAGATATGATATATAAAGCTCTATGTACTGAAATACCAACATTATCAAAAACAACTGTATATAATACATTAAATCTTTTTATCGAAAAAGAAATAGCCAATGTTATAGTAATTGAAGAAAATGAAACTAGATATGATATAGATATGGCTATACATGGTCATTTTAAATGTGAGCAGTGTGGAAAAATATATGATCTAGATGTAAATCAAGAATTATTGAGCTCTAAGGAATTGGATGCATGTGAAATTAAAGAACATCATCTTTATTTTAAAGGAATTTGTAAAAACTGCTTGAATAATTAA